The following proteins are encoded in a genomic region of Populus trichocarpa isolate Nisqually-1 chromosome 13, P.trichocarpa_v4.1, whole genome shotgun sequence:
- the LOC18104212 gene encoding adenine/guanine permease AZG1: MEIGSSSPPQNQKPLTRLNNYVARTRVGKRFKLAERNSTFTTELRAGTATFLTMAYILAVNASILTDSGGTCSVSDCIPLCSDPTVSVSNCTGSTGLRVIQPDASCKFDPVNPGYSSCLEKIRKDLIVATVASSLIGCLIMGAFANLPLALAPGMGTNAYFAYTVVGFHGSGNVSYKSALAAVFIEGVIFLGISAIGLRAKLAKLVPKPVRISSSAGIGLFLAFIGLQNGQGIGLVGYSSSTLVTLAGCPSSSRASLAPVMTLANGTVSLIPGGTVSGGIFCLRDRMESPTLWLGVVGFVIIAYCLVKNVKGAMIYGIVFVTAISWFRDTKVTVFPNTEAGDAAHEYFKKVVDVHVIESTAGALSFKSIGKGYFWEALITFLYVDILDTTGTLYSMARFAGFSDQNGDFEGQYFAFMSDASSIVVGSLLGTSPVTAFIESSTGIREGGRTGLTALTVAGYFFLAFFFTPLLASIPAWAVGPPLILVGVLMMKSVVEVEWNDMRQAIPAFMTLILMPLTYSIAYGLIGGIGTYMVLHLWDWGDEFLVKLGVINRSNGGGGGANGVHDHQDGSVKSPGIHV, encoded by the coding sequence ATGGAGATTGGATCTTCTTCACCTCCACAAAATCAAAAGCCTTTAACAAGGCTGAACAACTATGTTGCCAGAACCCGAGTTGGTAAGAGATTCAAACTTGCTGAGCGTAACTCAACCTTCACAACCGAGTTACGTGCTGGCACCGCCACCTTCCTTACCATGGCATACATCTTGGCAGTCAACGCTTCCATCCTCACCGACAGCGGCGGTACATGCAGCGTTTCTGATTGTATCCCACTATGTTCGGACCCTACAGTATCAGTTTCCAACTGCACCGGGTCAACTGGTCTTCGAGTAATCCAACCCGATGCGTCATGCAAATTCGACCCAGTTAACCCGGGATACTCTTCTTGTTTAGAGAAGATACGTAAGGACCTGATAGTAGCCACTGTCGCATCTTCTCTTATTGGCTGTTTAATCATGGGTGCATTTGCCAATCTCCCATTGGCTCTGGCTCCGGGTATGGGCACTAATGCTTATTTTGCTTACACGGTTGTCGGGTTTCACGGGTCGGGTAATGTCTCATATAAGAGTGCATTAGCTGCCGTGTTTATTGAAGGCGTGATTTTTTTAGGCATTTCAGCAATTGGGTTACGTGCGAAATTGGCTAAATTAGTCCCTAAACCGGTTCGGATCAGCTCCTCTGCTGGTATCGGACTTTTTCTGGCCTTCATCGGGTTACAGAATGGTCAAGGAATCGGTCTAGTTGGGTACAGTTCATCTACTCTAGTAACGCTTGCAGGGTGTCCAAGTTCATCACGGGCGTCGTTAGCTCCTGTTATGACGTTAGCTAACGGGACTGTGAGTTTGATCCCGGGCGGTACCGTTTCCGGCGGTATCTTTTGCCTCCGGGACAGGATGGAGAGCCCTACTCTATGGCTTGGCGTGGTGGGATTCGTTATAATCGCTTATTGCCTAGTGAAAAATGTTAAAGGGGCTATGATTTACGGGATTGTTTTTGTAACGGCCATTTCATGGTTCCGTGACACCAAGGTAACGGTGTTTCCTAACACGGAAGCAGGTGATGCCGCacatgaatatttcaagaaagtTGTTGATGTACATGTTATTGAAAGCACAGCTGGGGCGTTGAGTTTTAAGAGCATTGGCAAAGGTTATTTTTGGGAGGCTCTGATCACTTTCTTATACGTGGATATATTGGATACTACTGGCACCTTGTACTCGATGGCTCGGTTCGCTgggttttcagatcaaaatgGTGATTTCGAGGGCCAGTACTTCGCCTTCATGTCGGACGCCTCGTCAATTGTCGTCGGGTCATTGCTGGGCACGTCACCGGTGACGGCATTCATCGAATCGTCAACAGGAATTAGGGAGGGCGGGCGGACGGGTCTGACCGCTCTAACCGTGGCAGGGTATTTCTTCTTGGCCTTTTTCTTCACGCCGTTACTGGCATCCATACCAGCATGGGCAGTGGGCCCACCGTTGATATTAGTGGGAGTTCTGATGATGAAATCAGTGGTCGAGGTAGAGTGGAATGATATGAGGCAAGCCATCCCAGCCTTTATGACGTTGATTTTAATGCCTTTGACCTACTCCATTGCATACGGCTTGATCGGAGGGATCGGGACTTACATGGTCTTGCACTTGTGGGACTGGGGCGATGAGTTCTTGGTAAAGCTTGGCGTTATAAACAGGAGCAATGGTGGTGGCGGTGGGGCCAATGGGGTGCATGACCACCAGGATGGAAGCGTGAAATCGCCTGGAATTCATGTCTAG